A DNA window from Primulina tabacum isolate GXHZ01 chromosome 12, ASM2559414v2, whole genome shotgun sequence contains the following coding sequences:
- the LOC142520907 gene encoding mitogen-activated protein kinase kinase 3-like — MAGLEELKRKLVPLFDAEKGFPSDSIIDPSDSCMLSDGGAVNLLSKSYNIYNINELGLQKCASSAFFADDSEKTYRCASHEMRIFGCIGSGASSVVQRAIHIPNHRIIALKKINIFEKEKRQQLLTEIRTLCEAPCHQGLVQFYGAFYTPGSGQISIALEYMDGGSLADILCVRKSIPEPILSSMVKELLLGLSYLHGVRHLVHRDIKPANLLVNLKGESKITDFGISAGLEDSMAMCATFVGTVTYMSPERIRNESYSYPADIWSLGLALFECAAGEFPYSANEGPVNLMLQILDDKSPSLSKEIFSPELCSFVDACLQKDPVARPTAEQLLSHPFVTKYVDAKVNLGAFVRGIFDPIERMKDLADMLTIHYYLLFDGSDDLWHHIKTLYEEKSIFSFGGKEHVGPDNILTTLTSIRRTLAGEWPPEKLVHVVEKLQCRAHGQNGVAIRVTGSFIVGNQFLICGDGVQVEGLPNFQDLSIDIPSKRMGTFQEQFTVEASEMIGRYFIAKQELYIVQ; from the exons ATGGCTGGCCTGGAGGAATTGAAGAGGAAGCTAGTGCCACTATTTGATGCAGAAAAAGGGTTCCCATCTGACTCAATAATCGACCCTTCAGATTCTTGCATG CTATCCGATGGCGGGGCAGTGAATTTACTGAGCAAATCGTACAATATATACAACATCAATGAGCTTGGGTTGCAGAAATGCGCATCATCCGCGTTTTTCGCAGATGATTCTGAGAAAACATACAGGTGTGCCTCGCATGAGATGAGGATCTTTGGGTGCATTGGTAGTGGTGCGAGCAGTGTTGTTCAGAGGGCGATTCATATTCCAAATCACAGGATCATTGCCCTCAAgaagataaatatttttgaaaag GAGAAAAGGCAACAGCTTCTTACTGAAATAAGAACATTATGTGAAGCACCATGTCATCAAGGTCTTGTCCAGTTTTATGGTGCTTTCTACACTCCAGGCTCTGGGCAGATTAGCATAGCTTTAGAGTACATGGATGGTGGATCTTTGGCAGATATCCTGTGTGTTCGGAAGAGTATACCAGAGCCAATTCTTTCCTCTATGGTGAAAGAACTTTTGCTT GGACTAAGTTACTTGCATGGAGTTAGACATTTAGTTCATAGAGATATCAAACCTGCAAATTTGCTCGTGAATCTGAAAGGAGAGTCAAAGATTACAGATTTTGGTATTAGCGCTGGACTCGAGGATTCAATGGCAATG TGCGCAACTTTTGTTGGAACTGTTACATACATGTCTCCTGAGCGAATACGAAATGAAAGTTACTCTTATCCTGCTGATATTTGGAGCCTTGGGCTTGCACTTTTTGAGTGTGCTGCGGGTGAATTTCCATACTCTGCTAATGAAGGCCCTGTTAATCTCATGTTGCAG ATTTTGGATGATAAATCTCCATCTCTGTCAAAGGAAATCTTTTCTCCAGAGTTATGTTCATTTGTTGATGCTTGCCTCCAGAAAGATCCAGTTGCCAGGCCAACAGCTGAGCAG CTGCTATCACACCCGTTTGTTACCAAGTATGTGGATGCCAAGGTCAACTTGGGTGCTTTTGTCCGAGGTATATTTGATCCGATTGAAAGGATGAAGGATCTTGCAGAT ATGTTAACGATACACTATTACTTGCTTTTTGATGGATCCGACGATCTTTGGCATCACATAAAGACTTTGTATGAAGAGAAATCTATTTTCAG TTTTGGTGGGAAAGAACATGTTGGTCCAGACAACATCCTTACAACCTTGACAAGTATTCGGAGGACATTGGCTGGTGAATGGCCTCCTGAGAAGTTAGTGCATGTCGTAGAGAAGCTTCAATGCCGAGCTCATGGTCAAAATGGAGTTGCAATCCGTGTAACAGGATCGTTTATTGTTGGAAATCAGTTCCTGATATGTGGAGATGGTGTGCAAGTGGAGGGCTTGCCAAATTTTCAGGACCTTTCAATTGACATACCCAGTAAGCGTATGGGGACATTTCAAGAGCAGTTTACTGTAGAAGCATCAGAAATGATCGGCCGCTATTTCATAGCCAAACAAGAACTTTACATCGTTCAATAG
- the LOC142521437 gene encoding ASI1-immunoprecipitated protein 1-like — translation MDAKESYASFLEKVKRTIYIDNMSPAVSDSVVKAAFNQFGNVLSVHFIPNYLEPKNVPRAALVEMENPKQAEEIIAEMEIYPFMISGMPRPVRARPAKLEMFDDRPKNPERRIQCRWINSKDPNFEVAQKIKKLVKTHAAEASFLLTEQLKEEEKLAAQHNETLKANFRKFELIDGVHEDGTTKQLAHYYNMHISDS, via the exons ATGGATGCCAAAGAAAGTTATGCTTCCTTCTTGGAGAAGGTGAAAAGGACTATATACATTGATAACATGTCGCCAGCGGTGAGCGACTCCGTCGTGAAAGCTGCTTTTAATCAGTTTGGTAATGTGTTGAGTGTTCATTTCATTCCAAACTATCTTGAACCCAAAAATGTTCCACGAGCTGCTTTAGTGGAAATGGAAAATCCAAAGCAGGCTGAAGAAATTATAGCAGAGATGGAAATCTACCCTTTCATGATATCGGGAATGCCAAGGCCAGTTAGAGCACGGCCTGCTAAATTGGAGATGTTTGATGATCGTCCCAAAAACCCAGAAAGGAGGATACAATGTCGTTGGATAAATTCTAAAGATCCTAATTTTGAGGTTGCTCAGAAAATCAAGAAACTTGTAAAGACTCATGCTGCAGAAGCATCATTCTTGCTGACG GAACAACTGAAAGAGGAAGAAAAGCTTGCAGCCCAACATAACGAAACCTTGAAAGCAAATTTTAGGAAGTTTGAACTGATAGATGGCGTTCATGAAGATGGAACAACTAAACAATTGGCTCATTACTATAACATGCATATTTCAGATTCTTGA